A region from the Kazachstania africana CBS 2517 chromosome 11, complete genome genome encodes:
- the TEL2 gene encoding Tel2p (similar to Saccharomyces cerevisiae TEL2 (YGR099W); ancestral locus Anc_3.442), whose translation MVDIHVLEQASDVTTIHEALQAVLDELDGIKLGTTLVIAQHIIPVYPSLPRQTKAILHDIVCGSFVVLSQLVAFTKNLPETGREVTIYKQFFIDSLSNNRKCLSNYVSKCSTSKTGRNSLKSLLFGSKLFNLVSSEISIIEYLELLRTQWGYMIDSEWDQIDKVFAGELIISMLSLHPVYSPNVVFEELFFSNSTNFEKLTQVLYSSRALNKETMVSRYILPFLEIRTSMSNYGDVFCILKKLPLEDGLNINKILEMKSIILQILIIKTLNRYQLDKLLSSLLSQFNELNETEDENICQLLVIISKYKLDASKREELCHDSRFLDAVTKRLSHEDTVFRERTMFIAKMLSNNELKYESEFVIELPSLIFNDNSLNISFQSLQLPSEDHLHRETNTTVQISNHMTSLSLQEEDSDDDDEMYDKSYKRIVFLKDLAQEFENRDKNKRTNMVNLLRVCVKLVRQKSSFPLEVGYYSSQLMMEIATLNNNFDEKDFEKWRINALVSLLVVVPDKVKDLFHILFQKELSLQQRMSLLSALGLSARELRGYDDASILKPKYDFPTSRLPWDKEDKKKLTEILDTPSNTIDSLGTVWRSKKLDMKTKSEGPKNNFRKVAPLFFYPLAHGWLNGIDLGTYDKLFKAHYIATLRIVYSCANPVHEYELMTDLMEQITVQAMEQGVNIEPA comes from the coding sequence ATGGTAGATATTCACGTGTTGGAACAAGCGTCTGATGTGACAACCATACATGAAGCCTTGCAAGCTGTATTAGACGAGTTGGATGGCATAAAATTGGGCACAACTTTGGTTATTGCACAGCACATCATCCCCGTTTATCCATCACTACCTAGACAAACCAAGGCAATACTTCATGATATAGTGTGTGGTTCCTTCGTAGTTTTATCCCAACTGGTAGCGTTTACGAAGAATTTACCAGAAACTGGCAGAGAAGTCACGATTTACaagcaatttttcattgattcaTTGTCAAACAATCGCAAGTGTCTTTCTAATTACGTTTCTAAATGCTCGACTTCGAAAACTGGAAGAAATAGTTTGAAGTCACTTCTCTTCGGTAGCAAATTGTTTAATCTGGTATCGTCTGAAATCAGTataattgaatatttagaGTTACTACGAACACAGTGGGGATATATGATAGATTCAGAGTGGGATCAAATAGATAAAGTATTTGCTGGGGAACTAATCATCTCAATGTTATCGTTACACCCAGTTTACTCCCCAAATGTAGTATTTGAAGAGCtgttcttttcaaattctacaaatttcgaaaaattGACGCAAGTTTTATATTCTTCGAGAGCTTTAAACAAGGAAACAATGGTTTCACGGTACATACTCCCCTTCCTAGAAATACGAACTTCCATGTCAAACTATGGCGATGTTTTTTgcatattgaaaaagttacCTTTGGAGGATGGActtaatattaataaaatattagagatgaaatcaattatACTGCAGATACTCATTATAAAAACGTTGAATCGATATCAACTTGACAAGCTATTATCGTCACTGCTCTCGCAATTTAACGAGTTGAATGAAAcggaagatgaaaatatatgtCAATTGCTTGTAATTATTTCGAAATATAAATTAGATGCTTCGAAGAGAGAAGAATTGTGTCACGATTCTAGGTTTTTGGATGCTGTAACAAAGAGGTTATCACATGAAGATACTGTTTTCAGAGAACGCACAATGTTTATTGCCAAAATGctatcaaataatgagTTGAAATATGAAAGTGAATTTGTAATTGAACTGCCAAGTTTGATATTTAATGATAATTCCTTAAATATATCTTTCCAGTCATTGCAGTTACCATCAGAAGATCATCTTCACAGAGAAACAAATACTACTGTACAAATCTCCAATCATATGACCTCATTGTCtttacaagaagaagacagtgatgatgacgatgaaatGTACGATAAAAGCTATAAGAGGATAGtgtttttgaaagatttagCGCAGGAATTCGAAAATCGtgataaaaataagagGACGAATATGGTAAATCTACTTAGAGTATGTGTCAAATTGGTGAGACAAAAATCCAGCTTTCCCTTAGAAGTAGGATATTATAGTTCGCAATTAATGATGGAAATTGCGActttaaataataattttgatgagaAAGACTTCGAAAAATGGAGAATTAATGCTTTAGTTAGTTTACTGGTTGTTGTTCCTGACAAAGTGAAAGATTTGTTTCACATActgtttcaaaaagaattgtCACTACAACAGAGAATGTCTCTCCTTTCAGCATTGGGATTGTCAGCCAGAGAATTAAGAGGGTACGACGATGCAAGTATACTTAAGCCAAAATATGATTTTCCTACGAGCAGATTGCCCTGGGATAAAGAggacaagaagaaattgacaGAAATACTGGACACCCCATCCAATACTATCGATTCTCTTGGTACTGTTTGGAGATCTAAAAAGCTGGACATGAAAACCAAATCAGAAGGCCCAAAGAACAACTTTAGAAAGGTGGCACCGTTATTCTTTTACCCTCTAGCACATGGCTGGCTCAATGGTATAGATCTAGGTACCTACGACAAACTGTTCAAGGCACATTATATAGCAACTTTACGGATAGTATACTCCTGCGCAAATCCTGTGCATGAGTACGAGCTTATGACAGATCTTATGGAACAAATTACCGTCCAAGCAATGGAACAAGGCGTTAATATAGAGCCAGCATAG